In Alosa alosa isolate M-15738 ecotype Scorff River chromosome 10, AALO_Geno_1.1, whole genome shotgun sequence, the genomic stretch atgtgtgttttcctcACCTGTGTGAGTGCGGATGTGGCCCCTCAGCAGCCACGGTCGGGAGAAGGCCTTGCCACAGGTGGGGCACACGCAGGGCAGCGTGTGTGAGCGGATGTGCATCTTCAGGGCGCCTAGACTTGTGTACTCTTTGGGACAGTGCTTGCAGAAGAAGGCCGGCCTGGCAGCAGCAGTCACCACCGTGGCCTCCCGCTGCTCATCCCTAGCACCTGCCCGGCTCTTGCTGCTGGTGGCCCGGCGCTGGCGCTGGGGGGGCCTGTAGTTCTCTGTGGACTCAGGGCTGGGGGGGTCAGAGGTACGACCCCCCTCATCTTCCTCCCCACTACTACTGctggcgctgctgctgctgctgttggtgcCGCTGAAGCTGGAAGGAGAGCTGAGGTCCAGGGGAGCCGTGGCAGAGGACAGGCTAGCCGGAGACATGGGGAGTTGCAGGGCTGGGAGGAGACTCACGTCCCATAGTAGACCAGCGGTAATGCAGGTCACGGGCAGGCTGCTGTCGCCTGGGGCTAGCTCAGCCAGCGGGTACCTCTCCATAGGGGCGTCTAGGATGGGTAGAGGGAGACGGTTTGCATTCGAGATATTTGTTTAGTCAAACAATCAACTGAACAGAATTTTATATACTCCCTCCTAAATATTTAATCAGCGCATGCTCTTCATGTGCATCGAGTCGTTTTTCGTGCAGAGAGACGTTAAATAATAGGTGGTCTGTCTGGTTTGAAAATTCCTTACATGGAATGATGAACTAGTGCTAGTCGAACAGGCGCCCTTTCCTAAACACTCAACAAGT encodes the following:
- the snai1a gene encoding snail family zinc finger 1a, with the protein product MPRSFLVKKYFTNKRPNYSELEDQNDAPMERYPLAELAPGDSSLPVTCITAGLLWDVSLLPALQLPMSPASLSSATAPLDLSSPSSFSGTNSSSSSASSSSGEEDEGGRTSDPPSPESTENYRPPQRQRRATSSKSRAGARDEQREATVVTAAARPAFFCKHCPKEYTSLGALKMHIRSHTLPCVCPTCGKAFSRPWLLRGHIRTHTGERPFSCPHCNRAFADRSNLRAHLQTHADVKKYQCSTCSRTFSRMSLLQKHSSAGCSVPTI